The following are encoded together in the Triticum dicoccoides isolate Atlit2015 ecotype Zavitan chromosome 6B, WEW_v2.0, whole genome shotgun sequence genome:
- the LOC119321041 gene encoding protease Do-like 7, with product METVSSETAEGWRRALSRVVPAVVVLHTTAPRAFDTGVAGTSHATGFVVDKSRGIILTNRHVVGPGPVVAEAIFVNSEEIPVYAIYRDPVHDFGFFRYDPAAIKYLKYDEIPLAPEAASMGLEIRVVGNDSGEKVSILPGTLARLDREAPNYQKDGYNDFNTFYIQAASGTKGGSSGSPVVDCQGRVVALNAGSSSSSASAFYLPLDGVVRALNLIRGCWDTFGSKPESAYIPRGTLQVTFQHKGFEETRRLGRRNETEQAVRLVSPAGETRMLVVDSLVPDGPADKHLKPGDVLIRMNGEIVTQFLTMESLLDESVGSEINLQIERGGTPLTVKLKVGDLHSITPNHFREVSGAVIHPLSYQQARNFGFKCGLVYVAEPPEISVLCNMVTVPRYSIIKKFARKDIAHLGDFIAVISELSRGERVPLEYVTYTDRHRNKHTIVTIDQRGWYATPQLYTRNDATGLWIAKSAMLLESPYVVSIHQRGHRDVNSNVDENIAVEGTVSSSRDLDDIKGVSRHSSSMEGSSLAEQVIKPALVKFEVCVPPICMIDGVHAKHFTGAGVVIHHSDSLGLIAVDRNTVAVSISDIMVSFAAYPIEIPGEVIFLHPFHNFALVAYDPSTLGVGASVIRASKLLTEPALRRGDSVYLVRLIDSLHAKSRKSIVTNWQAVNICSSDFPRYRAINTEVIELDTDSDIELSGVLTDEQGRVQALWASISSQLFGCGKEGDHQFVVGIPIYLISQVLEKIISGTPGPFRLINGIRRPVPFVRLLEVEIYPTSLTEARSYGLSNRWVQALDEKDPERRQVLQVIGCFAGSKAETLLEGDMILAIDKKPITCFLDIENACQKLDHSVGSDGMLNMTIFREGKEIDLIVGTDVIDGNGTTRMVNWCGCIVQNPHSAVRALGFLPKEGHGVYVSRGYAGSPIHRYGLYPLQWIVEVNGQPTPDLESFIETVKVLEDGEFVRVRTVQLNGKSRVLALKQDLHYWPTWELNFEPETATWQRRTIKTLQRVMRKRLSPRYIDIATARYSQEFNAGANSTSMPKRNKRERREKITSTASDRRKRR from the exons ATGGAGACCGTGTCctcagagacggcggagggctggCGCCGCGCGCTCTCCCGCGTGGTGCCCGCCGTCGTCGTCCTCCACACCACGGCGCCGCGCGCCTTCGACACCGGGGTCGCGGGAACCAGCCATGCCACGGGCTTCGTCGTTGACAAGTCCCGCGGCATCATCCTCACCAACCGCCACGTCGTCGGGCCTGGGCCTGTTGTTGCGGAGGCGATTTTTGTGAACAGTGAGGAGATACCCGTGTACGCCATCTACAGAGATCCT GTACATGATTTTGGGTTTTTTCGCTATGATCCAGCTGCCATAAAGTACCTTAAGTACGATGAGATCCCTCTAGCACCTGAAGCAGCATCTATGGGGCTGGAAATCCGGGTTGTCGGTAATGACAGCGGTGAAAAG GTTTCAATCTTGCCGGGAACATTGGCTCGACTTGATAGAGAAGCACCAAACTACCAAAA GGATGGCTACAACGATTTCAATACATTCTACATACAG gcTGCATCTGGTACTAAAGGTGGCTCTAGTGGTTCCCCTGTTGTTGATTGCCAAGGAAGAGTTGTTGCACTGAATGCAGGAAGCAGCAGTTCCAGTGCTTCGGCCTTCTACCTTCCATTAGACGGT GTAGTTAGAGCACTCAATCTGATACGTGGCTGTTGGGACACATTTGGTAGCAAGCCAGAATCTGCTTATATTCCTCGTGGTACACTTCAG GTGACTTTTCAACACAAAGGTTTCGAAGAAACTCGACGTCTTGGACGCAGGAATGAAACCGAGCAG GCGGTACGACTTGTTTCTCCAGCAGGGGAGACTAGAATGCTGGTTGTTGATTCTTTG GTGCCAGATGGACCTGCAGACAAACATCTGAAACCTGGTGACGTGCTGATTCGCATGAATGGGGAG ATTGTAACGCAATTTCTCACTATGGAGTCCTTACTTGATGAGAGCGTTGGCAGCGAGATAAATTTGCAGATCGAAAGAGGTGGAACTCCTTTGACAGTAAAGCTGAAG GTAGGGGATTTGCACTCCATAACTCCAAATCATTTCCGGGAAGTTAGTGGTGCTGTCATCCATCCACTTTCATACCAGCAG GCTAGAAACTTCGGGTTCAAATGTGGTCTTGTATATGTTGCTGAACCT CCTGAGATTTCTGTCTTATGCAACATGGTGACAGTTCCACGATATTCCATCATCAAAAAGTTTGCAAGAAAGGATATTGCACATTTAGGTGACTTTATTGCGGTTATTTCAGAACTGTCTAGGGGAGAACGAGTGCCTCTTGAATATGTAACATACACTGACCGACATCGGAACAAG CATACAATAGTTACAATTGATCAGCGTGGATGGTATGCAACTCCTCAGTTATATACTCGAAATGATGCAACTGGATTGTGGATTGCAAAATCAGCTATGCTACTGGAATCTCCATATGTAGTTTCCATTCATCAACGAGGTCATAGGGATGTAAACTCAAATGTTGATGAGAATATAGCTGTTGAAGGAACTGTGTCATCTTCTAGAGATTTAGATGACATAAAAGGTGTTTCACGGCATTCTTCTAGCATGGAAGGCTCTTCATTGGCAGAACAAGTAATTAAACCAGCTCTTGTGAAGTTTGAG GTGTGCGTGCCACCAATATGCATGATTGATGGAGTGCATGCTAAACATTTCACTGGAGCTGGTGTGGTAATACATCATTCTGACTCTCTTGGTCTGATTGCTGTTGATAGGAATACAGTTGCTGTATCTATCTCTGATATAATGGTTTCTTTTGCTGCATATCCCATTGAAATACCTGGAGAG GTTATTTTTCTGCATCCTTTTCACAACTTTGCATTGGTTGCGTATGATCCTTCGACACTAGGAGTTGGAGCATCCGTTATCCGGGCTTCTAAACTTCTTACTG AACCTGCCTTGCGCCGAGGAGATTCTGTGTACCTAGTTCGTCTAATTGATAGTTTACATGCTAAATCAAGGAAATCAATCGTAACCAATTGGCAAGCTGTTAATATTTGCTCAAGTGACTTCCCACGGTATCGTGCAATTAATACGGAGGTCATTGAGCTCGATACTG ATTCTGATATCGAACTTTCGGGTGTATTGACCGACGAGCAAGGGAGAGTTCAAGCACTATGGGCAAGTATTTCCAGCCAG CTCTTCGGTTGTGGCAAAGAAGGCGACCATCAGTTTGTTGTAGGTATACCAATATACCTGATAAGTCAAGTCCTTGAGAAGATAATCTCTGGTACTCCTGGACCATTTCGTCTTATTAATGGAATTAGGAGACCAGTGCCATTTGTCAGACTTCTGGAGGTGGAGATTTATCCAACTTCGCTCACAGAGGCAAGAAGTTATGGATTGAGCAATAGATGGGTGCAG GCTCTAGATGAGAAGGACCCTGAGCGAAGACAAGTATTGCAAGTTATAGGTTGCTTTGCTGGATCAAAAGCGGAAACTCTTCTTGAAGGGGATATGATTCTTGCTATCGATAAGAAGCCTATTACATGCTTCCTTGACATTGAGAATGCTTGCCAAAAGCTGGACCATTCAGTTGGTTCAGATGGAATGCTTAACATGACAATATTTCGCGAG GGAAAAGAAATAGACCTTATCGTTGGAACAGATGTAATAGACGGTAATGGTACAACACGTATGGTGAACTGGTGTGGATGCATAGTTCAGAATCCTCATTCGGCTGTACGTGCGCTTGGTTTCTTGCCAAAGGAAGGCCATGGAGTTTATGTTTCCAG AGGTTATGCTGGAAGTCCCATCCATAGATATGGTCTCTACCCTCTCCAGTGGATAGTTGAGGTTAACGGGCAACCAACTCCAGATCTGGAATCCTTCATAGAGACGGTGAAG GTATTGGAAGATGGTGAATTTGTTAGGGTGAGGACCGTGCAGTTGAATGGAAAATCTCGCGTCCTTGCTCTCAAACAGGACCTTCACTACTGGCCAACCTGGGAGCTCAACTTTGAGCCGGAGACAGCAACATGGCAAAGGAGGACAATAAAAACGTTGCAACGTGTGAtgagaaaaaggctttcgccccgctatatTGATATAGCAACCGCCCGATACAGCCAAGAGTTCAATGCTGGGGCAAACAGCACAAGCATGCccaaaagaaacaaaagagaaagaagagagaaaATAACGTCAACAGCATCGGATCGACGAAAACGAAGATAA